One genomic segment of Candidatus Methylomirabilota bacterium includes these proteins:
- a CDS encoding helix-turn-helix domain-containing protein, with the protein MGPALRRARAARGVTLDEASRDTRIRREFLVALEEEAFDRLLGDVYVRGSIRSYATYLGLPSDQMVHAYARFAAAPAEAPAPTGPPAAENPIGAPRRRDSHLLFVMIAATLLILAASFGIISTRASAPPPADLSSDTAGLAGLGPGIVALVAAEQPVDVTVTIDAAPPQTFSLEPGESRSFEADLSLTIRLDHGASAHVTVNGDDKGFPGRRNRPWRETYSYGDVGPTPSPAA; encoded by the coding sequence GTGGGCCCGGCGCTCCGAAGGGCCCGCGCGGCCCGCGGCGTCACCCTCGACGAGGCCAGCCGCGACACGAGGATCCGCCGCGAGTTCCTGGTAGCCCTAGAGGAAGAGGCCTTCGATCGCCTCCTGGGCGACGTGTACGTTCGGGGTTCGATCCGGTCGTACGCCACGTACCTCGGCCTCCCCTCGGACCAGATGGTGCACGCGTACGCGCGGTTCGCCGCGGCGCCGGCGGAGGCGCCGGCGCCGACGGGGCCACCTGCAGCGGAGAACCCCATCGGCGCACCCCGCCGTCGCGACAGCCACCTGCTGTTCGTCATGATCGCGGCGACGTTGCTGATCCTGGCGGCGTCGTTCGGGATCATCTCCACGAGGGCCTCCGCACCGCCCCCGGCCGACCTGTCCTCCGACACGGCGGGCCTGGCAGGACTGGGCCCCGGGATCGTGGCGTTGGTGGCCGCGGAGCAACCGGTCGACGTCACCGTGACGATCGACGCCGCGCCGCCGCAGACGTTCTCGTTGGAGCCCGGCGAGAGCCGCTCCTTCGAGGCCGACCTATCGCTCACGATCCGGCTGGACCACGGCGCCAGCGCCCATGTGACGGTGAACGGCGACGACAAGGGTTTCCCCGGAAGGCGCAACCGTCCCTGGCGCGAGACCTACAGCTATGGGGACGTTGGCCCCACGCCGTCACCGGCGGCGTGA